A genomic window from Flavobacterium phycosphaerae includes:
- the hflX gene encoding GTPase HflX, with the protein MLEKEIINFERTVIVGIVTQNQNEEKLKEYLDELEFLTFTAGGEVIKRFFQKLERPNPKTFLGTGKMDEINYYIRENNISTVIFDDELSPSQQKNISKILDCKVLDRTNLILDIFAQRAETSYARTQVELAQCQYLLPRLSGMWTHLERQKGGIGLRGPGETEIETDRRIVRDRIALLKDKIKTIDKQMSVQRSNRGAMVRVALVGYTNVGKSTLMNVISKSEVFVENKLFATLDTTVRKVVIKNLPFLLSDTVGFIRKLPTQLIESFKSTLDEVREADLLLHVVDISHPDFEEHIASVNQILLDIKSNDKPTIMVFNKIDAYKHLVIEADDLITEKTTKHYTLEEWKATWMGTVGKKNALFISATNKENFEEFREKVYEAVREIHITRFPYNKFLYPDYKDAIEE; encoded by the coding sequence ATGTTAGAAAAAGAAATTATAAATTTCGAAAGAACCGTAATTGTCGGCATCGTAACTCAAAATCAAAATGAGGAAAAACTAAAAGAATATCTCGATGAACTCGAGTTTTTAACTTTTACGGCCGGCGGTGAAGTCATCAAACGCTTTTTTCAAAAATTAGAGCGTCCTAATCCTAAGACTTTTTTAGGTACCGGGAAAATGGATGAAATCAATTATTATATCCGAGAAAACAATATCTCTACGGTTATTTTTGATGACGAATTATCGCCTTCTCAACAAAAAAATATTTCTAAAATTTTAGATTGTAAAGTACTCGACAGAACTAATCTCATCTTAGATATTTTTGCCCAAAGAGCCGAAACCTCTTATGCCAGAACTCAGGTAGAATTGGCCCAATGTCAATATTTATTGCCGAGACTTTCCGGAATGTGGACACACTTAGAACGTCAAAAAGGAGGTATTGGTTTACGTGGTCCGGGGGAAACTGAAATTGAAACTGACCGAAGAATTGTGCGTGACCGAATTGCATTGTTAAAAGACAAAATCAAAACCATCGACAAGCAAATGTCAGTACAAAGGAGCAATCGAGGCGCCATGGTTCGAGTAGCTTTGGTTGGCTATACCAATGTGGGCAAATCCACTTTGATGAATGTCATCAGCAAAAGCGAAGTTTTTGTAGAAAACAAATTATTCGCCACTCTTGACACTACGGTTCGCAAAGTAGTCATTAAGAACTTGCCGTTTTTATTATCGGACACTGTAGGATTCATTAGAAAATTACCAACTCAATTAATAGAGTCTTTCAAAAGTACTTTGGACGAAGTTCGCGAAGCCGACTTACTATTGCATGTGGTAGATATTTCACATCCGGATTTTGAAGAACACATCGCTTCGGTAAATCAAATTTTACTGGACATTAAAAGCAATGACAAACCCACGATTATGGTTTTCAATAAAATTGACGCCTACAAACATTTGGTAATAGAGGCAGATGATTTGATTACAGAAAAAACCACTAAACATTATACACTGGAAGAATGGAAAGCTACTTGGATGGGCACCGTTGGCAAAAAGAATGCTTTATTCATTTCTGCAACTAATAAAGAAAACTTTGAGGAGTTCAGGGAAAAAGTATACGAAGCGGTTAGAGAAATTCACATTACGAGATTTCCTTACAACAAATTCCTGTATCCGGATTATAAAGATGCTATAGAAGAGTAA
- a CDS encoding choice-of-anchor J domain-containing protein, which produces MKKITLLLLLFFVSLSGYSQFTPVVEGFESTAGPEVPPSTDWYLGTGTWAVFDNDAASGITTTQRWSINTLAANVYEGANAAYMNRENIGAGNTSEDFLATPSVLVPNNGELHFYARTFASGQQGTIFQIRVAPGTASQNDPAAYSIVQTYSEAQLSTLFNVYEEKVVNLSAFAGQNVYIAFVQVFTQPTTALGGDRWLLDKVSVVEKCIDPTNLTISGINSFGATLNWNNTSGATSWEIEVVPVTATPTGSGTIYNGAPPFPVSGLQPNTTYNYYVRALCTNSSSAWVGPSANFTTLVAPPICGGNYIDSGGLAGNYSNNITAASGTTTINPINVGEVVTVTFTTFNTEPNNDVLKIYNGAVSPANLIGTYSGTTLPPVITSSAADGSLTFVFTSNASITAAGWTSNITCGPPVACPKLIALNTSALLSNSVIFGWTATGSATTWQVLALPCSAAAPTAATTGWVSTTDNPYTITGLTSGTCYNLYVRSDCGAGGVGEWAGPISITTPALPPACGGNYVDGGGLTGNYTNNSNVTTPIIPTTPGDVVTVTFTSFNTELNNDVIKIYNGAVSAANLIGTFSGTTLPPVITSSAPDGSLTFVFTSNASVVAAGWVANITCAPPAVTCTAPVALATSALVANSVSLEWTPTGSATSWQVIALPCTDPAPTASTTGWTAAGTNPFTITGLNATTCYNLYVRSDCSSTSGGVSPWSLPISITTPCSFYTVPFQEGFNSTSTSEQCWKVINGNTDADQWNMNYATNPFEGDQVAVMLTDGNGAGVNANNDWLISPQIILTGNQRLKFHYRVESAAEPNQFKVMLSTTGSNQADFTETLVPLTTYSNTGYIEKKVNISAYSGPVYIAWQVPGGLDGWRVYIDNVIVENLPACTEPDAVIASNVSSSTVDLTWTNGNTETAWEVLALPCATTPPTASATGYVAAGSNPFTLTGLNPNQCYDIYVRAVCSSTDKSIWTSAVTINTLCLPFTVPFQEGFNSTSTTESCWTVLNVNGDTDAWDMNYATNPYEGNQAAMMFTDFNAGANNDWLISPQITLNGNQRLRYRYRVQSATEPNDFRVMLSTTGTAPASFTTTIVPLATYSNITYVEKIVNLTGITGDANIAFHVPAGGADGWRLYIDKFIVENLPTCFPPINLTVSNIEATSALLGWTDTNTPLATQWEVIFVPQGDPEPLPSDVGELVSFNPALMTGLLPGTSYTYYVRSVCSSTDKSEWSLGANFTTLIVNDNCIGAVFAVVNQSQICQQSTPGTITGATASTGVPAACIGTANDDVWFTFLATNPYLNIELQNIIGTTTNLNFAIYSGSCGGPLTQVYCSTANDTSGTVNNLTLGQTYFIRVYSNGNTPQTASFDLCITTPSSCLSGTSACQNLQYQNTTGVNSQGTIGCLSSSPNPTYYTINVSQDGPINLLLTQSTTQGGPPNLDVDYAAWGPFTSQAAACAAIGNPPTLAPGIGVPVSQTTGCSFSPASTETLNIANATIGQVYVILITNYSDDPGFISLTQTNDPSQPGAGTYNCCPDAFFKYTPVTYCKSSGATNPIPTIDAGSLAGTFSLDPLSPTGLVFANTATGEVDLAASAPGNYIIKNTVAANPTTNCAEAVRGYTISIVEPLSATIAYGAAAYCKSITTLQPVTVTGTTGGSFSVSPNGGLYINTTTGDINPSLSQPGIYTISYGLPSSPCTGANPSTTVQIYGLPNIPDQGPITKCDTYTLPALPEGNYYANSQLTGPASTPLDITIPITTTQVIYAYGITANGCTVEKSFTVTINKVDQPTPVTIVDPTCTVLTGTVTVTPPASVTLPVPANLFISEVTDSDAGSLTYVELYNGTGAPINLNGYRLKFYTTVTGPPACDLLLSGTIANNAVNVIKVSANPNQGGVVPNQSFPGCGGVNNNDNIRLTTAAGVEIDLWGKTDGSVFTPANQTGYTYRRLATAPHPSLTWNPADWTAIDPEDYSNVGSYTYVASSFEYALDSNPYQSGTTFNNVTPGDHTITVHNTITDCYSAPYSITLNVVGQTPSVADFTYPSAQVCNLDTTNPMPIQATGFTAGGAYSYTLAPTTPATAVLALNTTTGEIDLATSTPGIYYVKYEYAFDPITCQAQADHTETIEILDPQPANVIFSYTSPFCKIAAATLAPTLDPNFVSGGTFSGSAGLVINASTGVIDLALTPDGTYDVYYAVNDDFNAALGICQKATTSPAAQVIINPSTPAIVGFTYTPTTVCKIDPAYATVSPILDAGFETGGTFSATPAGLVFLTNGVIDVVNSAPNTYAITYTVADNTNGTNCIKGGTSSPFSITIIDGTTPVVGFHYNSPICAGITVNPMPILDAGFVTGGIFSSTQLTVDPNTGEIDLSSVTSGQTYTVNYDLPINVTAPNCQKAGAPSSATIVIADPIAVNITGECVNNKFTLTANPVNNSFVPTAATYNWEDAGGASVGTDQTLVITTPGLYSVTVNTGGCDGSDADTFSSVLCQIQKGISANSSPGKNDFFDLSGMNVKKLTIFNRYGMKVYSKANYVNEWGGQSDKGDELPDGTYYYVIERNNGENITNWIYINRAQ; this is translated from the coding sequence ATGAAAAAAATTACTTTATTATTACTGTTGTTTTTCGTTTCTTTAAGTGGCTATTCTCAGTTTACGCCAGTTGTAGAAGGATTCGAGTCAACAGCAGGACCAGAAGTTCCGCCCTCAACTGACTGGTATTTAGGAACCGGAACTTGGGCCGTTTTTGATAACGATGCCGCTTCAGGGATAACCACTACTCAGCGATGGAGTATAAATACTCTTGCTGCAAATGTTTATGAAGGAGCCAATGCGGCTTACATGAACAGAGAAAACATCGGAGCAGGAAATACTTCGGAAGATTTCTTGGCGACGCCTTCAGTGCTTGTTCCTAATAATGGAGAGTTGCATTTTTATGCCAGAACATTTGCCAGCGGACAACAAGGGACTATCTTTCAAATTAGAGTTGCTCCCGGGACTGCTTCACAAAATGACCCAGCTGCTTATTCCATAGTACAGACCTATAGTGAGGCGCAATTATCAACCCTTTTCAATGTGTATGAAGAAAAGGTGGTAAATTTATCAGCGTTTGCAGGACAAAATGTATATATTGCCTTTGTGCAAGTGTTTACTCAGCCTACTACTGCTTTAGGGGGTGACCGTTGGTTACTGGATAAAGTAAGTGTTGTTGAGAAATGTATTGATCCAACTAATTTAACGATTTCCGGAATTAACTCTTTCGGCGCTACTCTGAACTGGAATAACACTAGTGGGGCTACTTCATGGGAAATTGAGGTTGTTCCTGTTACCGCTACTCCAACAGGTTCGGGTACAATATATAATGGGGCACCGCCTTTTCCTGTGTCAGGTTTACAACCTAATACTACTTATAATTATTATGTGCGAGCTTTATGTACTAATAGCTCGAGTGCTTGGGTTGGGCCTTCTGCAAATTTCACAACTTTAGTAGCGCCACCAATTTGTGGGGGTAATTATATTGATTCGGGTGGGTTAGCCGGAAATTATAGTAATAACATAACGGCAGCTTCCGGGACAACAACTATTAATCCTATTAACGTAGGTGAAGTTGTGACGGTTACTTTTACAACATTCAATACAGAACCTAATAATGACGTTTTAAAAATATACAACGGAGCGGTTTCTCCTGCCAATTTGATTGGTACATATTCAGGAACTACTTTGCCTCCGGTGATTACCTCAAGTGCTGCTGATGGAAGTTTAACTTTTGTATTTACTTCTAATGCATCTATAACAGCTGCGGGTTGGACTTCAAACATCACTTGTGGACCACCAGTGGCTTGTCCAAAATTAATTGCCTTGAATACTAGTGCCTTGTTATCTAATTCGGTTATTTTCGGTTGGACTGCTACCGGCAGTGCCACTACATGGCAGGTCTTAGCATTACCTTGTAGTGCTGCTGCACCAACGGCTGCAACTACAGGTTGGGTTTCAACAACTGATAATCCATACACTATAACAGGATTGACTTCCGGTACTTGTTACAATTTATATGTAAGAAGTGATTGTGGAGCAGGTGGTGTTGGTGAATGGGCAGGGCCTATATCCATTACGACTCCGGCATTACCGCCAGCCTGTGGTGGGAATTACGTAGACGGAGGAGGATTGACAGGAAACTATACCAACAATTCAAATGTTACAACACCAATAATTCCTACCACACCAGGTGATGTGGTAACGGTTACTTTTACTTCATTTAATACAGAGCTTAATAATGACGTTATAAAAATATACAACGGAGCTGTTTCTGCTGCCAATTTAATTGGTACCTTTTCAGGAACTACATTGCCTCCGGTAATTACTTCAAGTGCTCCTGACGGAAGTTTAACGTTTGTGTTTACTTCAAATGCGTCAGTAGTGGCTGCAGGTTGGGTTGCCAATATTACTTGTGCACCGCCAGCGGTAACTTGTACAGCCCCTGTTGCCTTAGCTACATCGGCCTTGGTGGCTAATTCTGTTTCATTGGAATGGACACCTACAGGAAGTGCTACATCATGGCAAGTGATAGCATTACCTTGTACTGACCCTGCACCAACAGCTTCAACTACAGGTTGGACGGCTGCAGGTACAAACCCATTTACTATTACAGGTCTTAATGCAACAACTTGTTATAATTTATATGTTAGAAGTGATTGTAGTTCTACATCAGGTGGTGTGAGTCCTTGGTCATTACCTATATCAATAACTACTCCTTGTTCTTTTTACACTGTACCTTTCCAAGAAGGGTTTAACTCTACTTCAACTTCAGAGCAATGTTGGAAAGTAATCAACGGAAATACCGATGCTGATCAATGGAATATGAACTATGCTACGAATCCTTTTGAAGGAGATCAGGTAGCGGTAATGTTAACTGACGGAAATGGAGCCGGAGTAAATGCTAATAATGATTGGTTGATTTCACCTCAGATTATTTTAACTGGAAATCAAAGATTGAAATTCCACTACAGAGTAGAATCAGCAGCAGAACCTAATCAGTTTAAAGTGATGCTGTCAACAACAGGATCTAATCAGGCTGATTTTACAGAAACTTTAGTGCCGTTAACTACATATAGTAACACTGGATATATAGAGAAAAAAGTAAACATCAGTGCTTATTCAGGACCGGTTTATATAGCTTGGCAAGTACCGGGAGGATTAGACGGTTGGAGAGTTTATATTGATAATGTTATTGTTGAAAATTTACCGGCATGTACAGAGCCTGATGCTGTTATAGCCAGTAACGTATCTTCGTCAACTGTTGATTTAACTTGGACAAACGGAAATACCGAAACAGCTTGGGAAGTGTTGGCGTTACCATGTGCTACAACACCGCCAACAGCTTCGGCAACAGGATATGTTGCTGCAGGTTCAAATCCTTTTACTTTGACAGGATTGAATCCAAATCAATGTTATGATATTTATGTTAGAGCGGTATGTTCCTCAACTGACAAAAGTATATGGACTTCAGCTGTAACTATAAATACACTTTGTCTTCCATTTACCGTACCATTTCAGGAAGGGTTTAACAGTACTTCAACAACAGAGTCTTGTTGGACCGTATTGAACGTTAATGGTGATACTGATGCTTGGGATATGAACTATGCTACCAATCCTTATGAAGGAAATCAGGCGGCCATGATGTTTACCGATTTCAATGCAGGAGCCAATAATGATTGGTTAATTTCACCACAAATTACTTTAAACGGAAATCAAAGATTGCGTTACCGCTATAGAGTACAATCAGCTACAGAGCCGAATGATTTTAGAGTAATGCTTTCTACTACCGGTACTGCTCCGGCAAGTTTTACAACTACTATAGTTCCGCTCGCTACTTATAGCAATATTACATATGTTGAAAAGATTGTAAATTTAACAGGAATTACAGGAGACGCGAATATTGCTTTCCATGTTCCTGCTGGAGGAGCTGACGGATGGAGATTATACATTGATAAATTTATTGTTGAAAATCTACCGACATGTTTCCCACCTATCAACCTTACCGTTTCAAATATAGAAGCAACTTCTGCTTTATTAGGTTGGACAGATACTAATACACCCTTAGCTACGCAATGGGAAGTAATTTTTGTTCCGCAAGGAGATCCAGAACCACTACCATCAGATGTCGGAGAGTTAGTGTCTTTCAACCCGGCACTTATGACCGGATTATTACCGGGAACATCTTATACTTATTATGTAAGATCGGTTTGTTCATCGACTGATAAGAGTGAGTGGTCTTTAGGGGCTAACTTCACTACTTTAATTGTGAACGACAACTGTATAGGGGCTGTTTTTGCTGTAGTTAACCAATCACAAATTTGCCAACAATCAACACCAGGAACTATAACCGGAGCTACTGCTTCAACGGGAGTTCCAGCCGCTTGTATTGGTACCGCCAATGATGATGTATGGTTTACGTTTTTAGCAACCAATCCTTATTTGAATATTGAATTACAAAATATCATCGGAACTACTACTAATTTAAACTTTGCTATATATTCAGGAAGTTGTGGTGGTCCTTTGACACAAGTATATTGTAGTACTGCCAACGATACTAGTGGTACTGTAAATAACTTAACTCTTGGACAAACTTATTTTATTAGAGTTTATTCTAACGGTAATACACCGCAAACAGCAAGTTTTGATTTATGTATCACTACTCCTTCAAGTTGTTTGTCGGGTACTTCGGCTTGTCAGAACTTACAATACCAAAATACAACGGGTGTTAACAGTCAGGGAACAATCGGGTGTTTGTCAAGTTCACCAAACCCTACTTATTATACTATCAACGTTTCTCAAGACGGACCAATTAACTTGCTTTTGACACAGTCTACCACGCAAGGGGGACCACCAAATTTAGATGTTGATTATGCTGCTTGGGGACCATTTACTAGTCAGGCTGCTGCTTGTGCTGCCATTGGAAACCCTCCAACATTAGCGCCGGGTATTGGTGTTCCTGTAAGCCAGACTACAGGGTGTAGTTTTTCACCGGCTTCTACGGAAACCCTTAATATTGCAAACGCTACTATTGGTCAAGTTTATGTGATTTTAATTACGAATTACTCTGATGATCCTGGGTTTATTAGTTTGACTCAAACCAATGACCCTTCTCAACCTGGAGCAGGAACTTATAACTGTTGTCCGGACGCGTTCTTCAAGTACACTCCGGTTACTTATTGTAAATCATCAGGAGCCACTAACCCAATTCCTACAATTGATGCAGGTTCATTGGCCGGAACGTTCTCGTTAGATCCGCTTTCACCTACAGGATTGGTATTTGCCAATACTGCTACCGGAGAAGTAGATTTGGCTGCCAGTGCACCAGGTAATTACATTATCAAAAATACCGTTGCGGCAAATCCTACCACTAACTGTGCTGAAGCTGTAAGAGGCTATACCATTAGTATTGTAGAACCATTGAGCGCTACTATTGCTTACGGTGCAGCAGCTTATTGTAAAAGCATCACTACTTTGCAGCCTGTAACTGTTACAGGTACAACAGGAGGATCTTTCTCAGTATCGCCAAACGGAGGATTATATATCAATACAACAACTGGGGATATTAACCCTAGTTTGAGTCAACCGGGTATCTATACTATTAGTTATGGTTTACCTAGTTCTCCATGTACAGGAGCTAATCCATCAACTACCGTTCAAATTTACGGATTGCCAAATATTCCTGATCAGGGACCAATAACTAAATGTGATACCTATACCTTACCGGCATTACCGGAAGGGAATTATTATGCTAATTCACAATTAACCGGACCTGCTTCAACACCATTGGATATTACTATTCCAATTACAACTACTCAAGTGATTTATGCCTACGGAATTACAGCTAATGGCTGTACAGTAGAAAAGTCATTTACAGTAACTATCAATAAAGTTGATCAACCAACCCCGGTTACTATTGTAGATCCTACATGTACAGTGCTTACAGGAACCGTTACAGTTACCCCTCCGGCCTCAGTAACATTACCTGTACCAGCTAACTTATTCATATCTGAAGTAACTGATAGTGATGCCGGTTCTTTAACTTATGTTGAGCTTTACAACGGTACTGGTGCTCCGATAAACTTAAATGGTTACCGATTGAAGTTTTATACTACTGTCACCGGGCCACCAGCTTGTGATTTACTATTGTCAGGAACAATCGCTAATAATGCAGTTAATGTTATTAAGGTAAGTGCAAACCCTAACCAAGGGGGTGTAGTACCTAACCAATCTTTCCCAGGATGCGGAGGAGTTAATAACAATGATAACATCAGATTGACTACTGCTGCAGGTGTTGAAATTGATTTATGGGGGAAAACAGATGGTTCTGTCTTCACTCCTGCGAATCAAACGGGCTACACATATAGAAGATTAGCTACTGCACCACATCCAAGTTTAACTTGGAATCCGGCAGATTGGACGGCAATAGATCCTGAAGATTATTCTAATGTGGGAAGTTATACTTATGTAGCTTCTAGCTTTGAATATGCTTTAGATTCAAATCCATATCAATCAGGTACTACATTTAATAATGTAACCCCTGGTGACCATACTATAACAGTTCACAACACAATCACAGACTGTTATTCAGCTCCGTACTCAATAACATTAAACGTAGTGGGACAAACTCCATCTGTAGCTGACTTTACTTATCCTTCAGCTCAGGTTTGTAACTTAGATACGACTAACCCTATGCCTATTCAAGCTACAGGATTTACTGCTGGCGGTGCATATTCGTATACGCTTGCACCTACAACTCCTGCTACAGCGGTATTAGCATTAAATACAACAACTGGGGAAATTGACTTAGCCACTTCAACACCAGGTATTTACTATGTTAAATATGAGTATGCATTTGACCCAATTACTTGTCAGGCTCAAGCTGATCACACAGAAACGATTGAGATTTTAGATCCACAACCGGCTAACGTCATTTTTAGTTATACTTCACCTTTCTGTAAAATTGCTGCGGCAACTTTAGCACCAACATTAGATCCTAATTTTGTGAGCGGAGGTACTTTCAGTGGTTCTGCAGGTCTTGTGATTAATGCTTCAACAGGGGTAATTGATTTAGCCTTGACTCCTGACGGAACTTACGATGTTTACTATGCTGTGAATGATGACTTTAATGCTGCATTAGGCATTTGTCAAAAAGCAACAACCTCTCCGGCAGCACAAGTGATAATTAATCCATCTACACCGGCTATTGTAGGCTTTACTTACACACCAACAACAGTTTGTAAAATTGATCCGGCTTATGCTACAGTTAGCCCGATACTGGATGCAGGTTTTGAAACGGGTGGTACATTTAGTGCTACACCTGCTGGATTAGTATTCCTTACTAATGGTGTTATTGATGTTGTTAATTCAGCTCCTAACACTTATGCTATTACTTACACTGTTGCTGATAATACGAATGGAACTAATTGTATTAAAGGCGGAACATCATCACCGTTCTCAATAACCATAATTGATGGAACTACTCCGGTAGTTGGTTTCCATTACAATTCGCCAATATGTGCGGGTATTACTGTAAACCCAATGCCTATTTTAGATGCAGGCTTTGTTACAGGTGGAATATTCTCATCAACACAACTAACGGTGGATCCAAATACTGGTGAAATCGATTTATCATCGGTTACATCAGGTCAAACGTATACTGTAAACTACGATTTGCCAATAAATGTTACTGCTCCTAATTGTCAAAAAGCTGGTGCGCCATCTTCTGCTACTATCGTAATTGCTGATCCAATTGCGGTTAATATAACAGGAGAATGTGTTAATAATAAGTTCACCCTTACGGCAAATCCGGTAAACAATTCGTTTGTTCCGACTGCAGCAACATACAATTGGGAAGATGCAGGAGGCGCCTCAGTTGGTACTGACCAAACACTTGTAATTACTACACCTGGATTATATTCAGTTACGGTTAATACCGGTGGTTGTGATGGTTCTGATGCCGATACCTTTAGCAGTGTATTGTGTCAAATTCAAAAAGGAATTTCAGCTAATAGCTCACCAGGGAAAAATGACTTCTTTGACCTTAGCGGTATGAATGTTAAAAAGCTGACTATTTTCAACCGTTACGGAATGAAAGTTTACTCTAAAGCTAATTATGTTAACGAATGGGGTGGACAATCGGATAAAGGAGATGAATTACCTGATGGAACTTACTATTATGTCATAGAACGTAATAATGGGGAAAACATAACCAATTGGATTTATATTAATAGAGCACAATAA
- the gdhA gene encoding NADP-specific glutamate dehydrogenase codes for MSQSINSFMELVAKRNGHEPEFMQAVMEVAETVIPFIEQNKKYQNKMLLERMVEPERVIMFRVTWIDDAGNTQVNRGYRIQMNSAIGPYKGGIRFHPSVNLSILKFLAFEQTFKNSLTTLPMGGGKGGSDFDPKGKSDIEIMKFCQAFMTELSKHIGADTDVPAGDIGVGGREVGYMFGQYKRLRNEFTGVLTGKGITFGGSLIRPEATGYGDVYFAQNMLATKGQSFSGKTVVVSGSGNVAQYAIQKATELGGKVVTASDSSGYIYDADGIDAEKLAYIMEIKNVNYGRISDYVAKYPSAKFVAGKRPWEVKCDIALPCATQNELNGDEAKTLIANGCICVAEGANMPSTPEAVTEFLNAKILFAPGKASNAGGVATSGLEMSQNSLRLSWTSEEVDQRLKDIMANIHAACVKYGTDATGYTDYVKGANIAGFVKVADAMLAQGIV; via the coding sequence ATGTCACAAAGTATCAACTCATTTATGGAATTGGTTGCAAAAAGAAATGGTCATGAACCAGAATTTATGCAAGCAGTTATGGAAGTTGCTGAAACAGTAATTCCATTTATTGAACAAAATAAAAAATACCAAAACAAAATGCTTTTGGAAAGAATGGTAGAGCCGGAAAGAGTAATCATGTTCCGCGTTACTTGGATTGATGATGCCGGAAATACGCAAGTAAACCGTGGCTACAGAATCCAAATGAACTCAGCCATCGGACCATATAAAGGAGGAATTCGTTTCCACCCTTCGGTAAACTTGAGCATCTTGAAATTCTTGGCTTTCGAACAAACCTTCAAAAACAGCTTAACTACATTGCCAATGGGTGGTGGAAAAGGAGGATCTGACTTTGATCCGAAAGGAAAATCAGATATCGAAATCATGAAATTCTGTCAAGCCTTTATGACGGAATTGTCTAAACACATCGGTGCTGATACTGACGTACCTGCCGGAGATATCGGTGTAGGCGGAAGAGAAGTAGGCTACATGTTCGGTCAATACAAAAGATTAAGAAACGAATTTACAGGAGTATTAACCGGAAAAGGAATCACTTTTGGTGGCTCTTTAATCCGTCCGGAAGCTACCGGTTATGGTGATGTTTATTTCGCCCAAAACATGTTAGCTACAAAAGGACAAAGCTTCTCAGGAAAAACTGTAGTGGTTTCCGGTTCAGGAAACGTAGCACAATACGCTATCCAAAAAGCAACTGAGCTTGGAGGAAAAGTGGTAACCGCTTCTGACTCATCAGGATATATTTATGATGCTGACGGAATTGACGCTGAGAAATTGGCTTACATTATGGAAATCAAAAACGTAAACTACGGAAGAATTTCGGATTACGTTGCTAAATATCCATCTGCTAAATTCGTAGCCGGAAAACGTCCATGGGAAGTAAAATGTGATATTGCTTTACCATGTGCTACTCAAAACGAATTAAACGGTGACGAAGCTAAAACGCTTATTGCTAACGGATGTATCTGTGTAGCAGAAGGAGCTAACATGCCATCTACTCCGGAAGCAGTTACTGAATTCTTAAACGCTAAAATTCTTTTCGCACCAGGAAAAGCTTCTAATGCAGGAGGGGTTGCTACTTCAGGTCTTGAAATGTCGCAAAACTCTTTACGTTTAAGCTGGACTTCAGAAGAAGTAGACCAACGCTTAAAAGACATTATGGCTAACATTCACGCGGCTTGTGTGAAATATGGTACTGATGCAACAGGATATACTGATTATGTAAAAGGCGCTAACATTGCCGGTTTCGTAAAAGTGGCTGACGCCATGCTTGCTCAAGGAATCGTATAA
- a CDS encoding THC0290_0291 family protein, translated as MPKKFIITSLLLFVFASSTYAQFGFSHEIGVIAGPVAFQSDYGERHDFATNAGNTGYGIGLIHYLNFSYKADCNCYTPETYFNDHFKLRSELSYNKTNLQHFGQWVDSKKTSLFAQQLRAMKGSTAVTNIGMQLEFFPLSIRDFTATVGSFAPFFSLGGQFSFYDPEVHSDLGPMNSPISTPDKYMYATTNQGGTVWSVVSSIGCRYKLTPLSDLMVDLRWQYYFSNWVDGMNPDPKKYPENKANDWNVWFNFGYIYYLQ; from the coding sequence ATGCCCAAAAAATTTATCATAACCTCACTATTGCTATTTGTTTTTGCAAGTAGTACTTATGCTCAGTTTGGCTTTTCTCATGAAATTGGTGTTATAGCAGGTCCCGTTGCTTTTCAGTCAGATTATGGTGAGCGCCATGATTTTGCTACAAATGCCGGAAACACAGGGTATGGTATTGGGCTTATTCACTACTTGAATTTTTCATACAAAGCGGATTGTAATTGTTACACTCCTGAGACCTATTTTAATGATCACTTTAAATTGAGAAGTGAGCTTTCGTACAACAAGACTAACTTACAGCACTTCGGGCAATGGGTTGATTCTAAAAAAACATCATTGTTTGCTCAGCAGTTAAGAGCTATGAAAGGAAGTACTGCAGTTACTAATATTGGAATGCAGTTGGAATTTTTTCCATTAAGTATCAGAGATTTTACGGCAACTGTCGGTTCGTTTGCCCCTTTTTTCAGTTTAGGAGGGCAATTTAGTTTTTATGATCCGGAAGTGCATTCTGATTTAGGACCCATGAATTCTCCTATTTCAACTCCTGATAAATATATGTATGCTACAACCAATCAAGGAGGTACGGTTTGGTCAGTGGTTTCCAGTATAGGTTGTCGTTATAAATTAACGCCGCTTTCAGATTTAATGGTAGATTTGAGATGGCAGTATTACTTTTCTAACTGGGTAGACGGGATGAATCCTGACCCGAAAAAATATCCTGAAAACAAAGCAAACGATTGGAATGTTTGGTTTAATTTCGGCTATATCTATTATCTTCAATAG